The following nucleotide sequence is from Streptomyces leeuwenhoekii.
GCAACGCCAGCGACATGGCCATGGTGTTCGAGGCCATCCTGCTCATCCTGATCGTCGGCATCGCCATCGACCTGCTGATCTTCAGCCCGCTGGAACGGTGGGTGCTGCGCAGCCGCGGTCTGCTGGTGAGGAACTGAGGCACGCCATGGCCGCTCCGGTTCTGCTCGTCATCGCCCACGGCAGCCGCGACCCGCGGCACGCCGCGACCGTGCACGCCCTGGTGCGCCGGGTACGGTCGCTGCGGCCGGGCCTGCGCGTGGAGACCGGGTTCCTCGACTTCAACGTGCCCTCGGTGCCGGGGGTGCTGGAGTCCCTGGCGGCGCAGGGCGTGCGGGACGTCGTCGCCCTGCCGCTGCTGCTGACCCGCGCCTTCCACGCCAAGGCGGACATCCCGGCCGTCCTCGCGCAGGCGCCGCCCCGGCTGCGCGTCCGGCAGGCCGAGGTGCTGGGGCCCTCGCCGCTGCTGACGGCGGCACTGGAGCGGCGCCTGGGCGAGGCGGGGCTCGCGCCCGCCGACAAGTCCTCGACCGGGGTCGTGCTGGCCTCGGCGGGGTCCACCGACCCGGAGGCGATCGCAGTGATCGCAGCAATCGCGCGGGAGTGGCGGCACACCGGTTGGTGCGCCGTGCGGCCTGCGTTCGCCTCCGCGGCGGGTCCCGCGGGATTCCCCCGCACCGAGGACGCGGTGCGCGAGCTGCGCGCGCTGGGCTGTCCGCGGGTGGCGGTCGCCCCGTACGTCCTGGCGCCCGGCTTCCTGCCGGACCGCATCGTCCGGGGCGCCGCCGACGCGGACGTCCTCGCCGACGTCCTCGGGCCCGCACCGGAGGTGGCCCGGCTGCTGCTGGAGCGGTACGACGGGGCCAGGGTTCCGGTGCGGGCGGTGGTGGGGGTCTGACACCGGCTCCCGCCCGCCCCGGAGCGGGGCGCGCTCAGGGGCCGGTCAGCTCCACGAGTTTGACGACGGTGTTCCAGTTGCGGGTGGTGGCGATCAGGCCCTTGGTCACCCGGGGCCGGGAGAGGGCCTCGGCCAGTTTGGAGCGGCCCAGGCCGTTCGGTGCGTACAGGTACAGCGCGCGGTCGCCCAGCCGGAACTCCTCGGGGAGGAACGCGGCCTGGTCGATCTCCGCGAAGCGTTCGGGGCCGGCCGGCGCGGAGAAGTAGGTGACGTGGAGCTGCCTGGCCTCCAGTTCGGCGGCCGGGAACGGGCACGCCTCGGCGACCGCCCTCAGATAGGCGTGGTCGCGCACGAGCACGTCGACGGTGAAGCCGAACCGCTTCTCGATCGCCCGCGTGAGCTCCGCGGCCAGCGACTCCTCGTCCCCGTGACCGGCCGTGAAGACGGCCTGGCCGCTCTGCAGATAGGTCCGTACGCCGGTGTGGCCGAGTCCGGCCAGCAGCGTGCGCAGGTCGGCCATCGGGAGTTTCCTGCTGCCGCCCACGTTGATCCCGCGCAGCAGCGCCGCATACGTCGTCATCCGCACATCTTAGGCGGCGTCCGGTGGGCGGGGCGTGATCCGGGCGGCCGGCTCCGCGGCGGCCGTCGTGCCCCGCGGGGGCCGGCACGACGGCCGTCGTCCGCGGTGGCCAACTGCGCTGAACTCTCGCCGACGGGGCGGGCGGAGGCAACCGTCATGTGCCTGTGACGTGTCCGGCAGGCCGCGGCGACGGCGGCGGGGCTTCACCGGCACGCGGGAGCCGCGCCGCCGGCACGTCACCCGCCGGCGGCCGGCCGTATCCGGTGCCGCGCGGCGGGCGGCCGGCCCCGCACCGTCCCGGGCGGGCGGGCCTTTCGTGGTCACGCCTCCCGCGGCCGGTCCCGGCGGCTCGCCGCCAGCTCCGCCTCGATGAGGTCGGCCGCCCGGCGCGTACCGCCCTCCTCGGCCATCCCCGCCTGGATCTCCTTCAGCCTCCGGGCCACCTCCGGGTCGTCGACCAGCCGGAGGGCGGTCGCGCGCAGCTCCTCGGCGGTCGCCTCCGCCATGGGCAGGCACCGGGCGACGCCGAGCTCCTGGAGCACGTCGGCGTTGCCGAACTGATCGGCGGCCTGCGGTACGGCGATCATCGGGGTGGCGGTGGCCAGGCCCTCCTGGCTGCCGCCCGCGCCGGCGTGGGTGACGAACAGGTCGGCCTGGCGCAGGACGGCGAGCTGCGGCACCCAGGAGTGCACCTCGACGTTGGCCGGTACGTCTCCGAGGTCCCTTCGGTCCACGTGCCTGCCGACCTGGAGCACCACGTGCCAGCCCGGCAGATCGCCGAACGCCCGCAGGCACCGGCGGTAGAAGTCGGGCTGCTTGGTGAAGGCGGAGCCGAGCGAGACGAGGACCACCTTCTCGGCGTCGGCGGGGCGCTGCCAGGTGCCCTCGGCGTCGCGGTCGCCCTGGCAGGCGCCGACGAAGCTGTACACGCTCTCGTCCACCCGGTCGGCGTGCGGCTGGAACACCTTCGGGATCAGCACCAGGGAACGGGCCGGGCGGCCGGCGAACCGGTCGGGGTGCTCGGTGATCCCGTTCTCCTCCAGCCAGCCTTGGAAGCGGGCGTAGTAGGCCCGGCCGCGCTCGGTCTTCTTCGGCTCCTCCCACATCGGCTCGGCGACCTCCTCCTCGTAGCCCTCCCAGGCGACGAGACACGGGGAGAGGGAGATCGCGGGCACGCCCCAGCGGTGGGCGAGGACCCGGGCCGGGTAGGCCGCGATGTCGTGCAGCACGAGATCCGGCTCGTCCCCCCGATACGCCTCGGTCAGTTGCGGGAGCGCCTGGATCGCGTCGTCCAGGAACGGCTCGACGTTGTCCAGCAGGGTGCTGCCCCAGGCTTCGGGGTCGGCGTCGGGGCCCGGCAGCGTGGAGTTCCAGAGTTTCAGTTCGGCGCCGGTGGCGGCGACCTTCTCCGCGAAGGACGGCGGGATGGCGTACGTGACCCGGTGTCCCCGCGCCACCAGCTCGCGGATCACCTCCAGGCTCGGGTTCACATGGCCGTGGGCGGCGATGGAGAACATGGCGATGTGGGCGCGGTTCGTCATGTCCCCCACCATAAGCGAGACGAGACGTCTCGTACAATCAATTTACGGCCCGGCGCCCGGCCGCTCAGCGCTGGTACCGGGCCAGCACCAGATTGCCGTCCTCCTCCAGCCGCTCGCGCAGCTCCGGCAGCCCGATCGCCCCGCTGTAGTACTCCTGGAGCGCCGGGGTCGCCACCTTGTCCTTCCACTCGGGGTATCCGCGCACCGACTGCGCGGGCGCCGGGCGGAGATGGCGGGCGAGGGCCGTCCCGGTGGCCCAGCCGTGTTCCCGGGTGTGCAGGGCGGGGTCCTCCAGGGCCTGGGTGCCGGTGGGCAGCATCCAGTCCCCGAGGGCGAGGCGCACCATGTTCCGCGGGCGCAGCAGGAAGTCCAGGAAGGCGGCGGCCTCCTTCTTGTGGGGGCTGTCCTCGGCGATGGACAGGGTCTGCGGGCTGACGCCCTGGGTGAGTCCTTCGCCGCCCGCCGGTGCGGGCAGCACCTGCCACTCGAAGCCCTCGGGCGCCTGCTGCGCGATCTGCTGGCGGTAGGAGAATCCGAGCGGCACCATCGCGTACCGCCCGGCGAAGAAGCCGGGCAGGGTGTCGGAGCCCCCGCTGCCCAGGGTCGACGCGGGCGCGCTGCGGTCGGTGTTGACCTGGTCGTGGACGGTGCGCGGCACCACCTGGTCGCCCGCCTCGAACCGGACGGTGACCTTGCCGTCCGGGCCGCGGTGGAAGAGCCGGCCGCCGGCCGTCAGGGACAGGTTGAGCGTGGCCGACACGGGCTCCTTCAGCGGCCAGGCCACGCCGTACTTCCCGTCGCCGCTCAGCCGCGCGGTCACCTGCCGGAACTCCGCCCAGCTCCAGGGCCGCCGGGGGGTGGGGATCCGGACGCCCGACTTCCGCAGCCAGGCCGCGTTGGCGACGAGCACCCGCGGTTCCTGGAGGAACGGCACGCCGTAGACGCCGTCGCCGAAGGTGACGGTCTCCCAGCTCTGCCGCGGGATGTCGGACTTCAGCCGCTCGGGCAGCAGGCCGGTCAGGTCGGCGAGGTAACCGCCGTAGGCGAAGTCCGCGAGATCGTCGGAGGCGTCGTGGACGATGTCGGGCGCCTCTCCGCCCTCGAAGGCGGTGAGGAGCTGGTCGTGGACGCTGTCCCAGCTCCCCTGGACGTACTCGACCCGTACCTCGGGGTGGGCCGCGTTCCACTCGCGCACCAGGTCTTTGGTGGCCGCCACCGACTCCTGCTGCCAGGCCAGGGACTGGAAACGGAGGGTGATCCGGCCGTCGTCCCGAGTGCCGCCGGAGGAGCAGCCGGCCAGGAGCAGCAGGGCGGCGGTGAGCGCCGCGAGGAGTCTGGTCCGCATCAGCTCTTCACCGCCCCGGCCAGCATGCCGCTGGTGATCCGCCGCTGGATGAGCGCGAAGACGACCAGGGAGGGCAGCGTCGCGAGGAAGGCCGCCGCCGCCAGCGGTCCGAGGTCGGCGACGCCCTCCGCGCCGATGAAATGGGTGAGCACCACCGGCAGGGTCTGCTTCTCCGGGGTCTTCAGCAGCACCAGCGCGAAGAAGAACTCGTTCCACGCGGTGACGAACGCGAACAGGGCGGTCGCCACGATCCCCGGCGCGAGCAGCGGCGCGGTCACCGACACCAGGGTCCGCACCCGCCCGGCCCCGTCGACCGCCGCCGCCTCCTCCAGCTCCACCGGCACGGCCCGCACGTACCCGGACAGCATCCACAGCGCGAACGGCAGCGCCCACACCACGTACACCATGACCAGCCCCGGCACGGAGTCGACCAGCCGCAGCCCCTTGAGCACCAGGAAGAGCGGGATGATCAGCAGGACGAAGGGGAAGGACTGGCTGATCACGACCCAGCCGGTCGCCGCCTTGGTGAGCCGGCCACGCTGCCGGGCCATGACGTAGGCCATCGGCGTGGCGATCAGCACGGCGATCACCGCCGCCCCGACCGCGGCGGCCAGGGAGTTGAGCGCGGCCCGGAGCAGCGGCTGCTCGTCGAACGCCTGCCGGAAGTTGGCGAGGGTGGGGTCCTCGGGGATCCAGGTGGGGTGCAGGCTCGCCAGTTCGCGCGGGGGTTTGAAGGCCGTGGAGACCAGCCACAGGAAGGGGAAGGCGAGGAAGACGAGATAGGCGAGCAGCGCCGCATACTGGCCCGCGCGGGCCGCGGTGGGTGTTCTCACGCGTCCTCACCTCCCCGGAGGCGGCCGACGAGGAAGACGGCCAGCAGAATCGAGATCACGGCGACCATGACACAGCCCATCGCCGCCGCGTAGCCGAACTGGCCGTAGCGGAAGGCCTCTTCGTAGGCGAAGAGCATGGGCAGACGGGTCCGGCCGCCCGGGCCGCCGCTGGTCAGCACATAGACCAGCGCGAAGGCGTTGAAGTTCCAGATCAGGTTGAGCGCGGTGACCGCGAGCGCCACCGGTCTGAGGGCGGGCCAGGTGACCGCGCGGAAACGGCGCCAGGCGCCGGCCCCGTCGACGGCGGCGGCCTCGTGCAGCTCGCGCGGGGTGTTCTGGAGCCCGGCGAGCAGCGTGACCGTGGTCTGCGGCATGCCCGCCCAGACCCCGACGACGACGACGGCGGGCAGGGCGGTCGCCAGGCCACTGAGCCAGTCGCGGCCGTCGCCGAGGCCGAGGTCGCGCAGGGTCTCGTTGAGGATGCCGGCGTCCGGGTTGTAGACCAGCCGCCACATGATGCCGACGACGACCTCGGGCATGGCCCAGGGGACGATCGCCAGGGCGCGGGCCAGCCAGCGCAGGCGCAGGTCCTGGTCGAGCAGCAGGGCGAGGCCGAGCGCGAGCAGGAACTGGGCGGCGGTCACCGCCACGGCCCACACCAGCCCGATCCGGAAGGACTCCCAGAACAGCGTGTCCCGCGCCAGATCCCGGAAGTTGAGGGCGCCGATCCACTGCGTGGGCTGCGTCCGGCCGGACTGGGCGTCGGTGAACGCCAGCAGGATGCCGTAGAGCAGCGGTCCGACGCTGAGCACCAGGATCGGGATCAGGGCGGGCAGGACCAGGAACCACGCGCCGTGGCCGGTGGCCGGCCGTGGCCGCCCGGTGCCGGGCGCACGGCTCCGCGGTCTCCTCACCTCGGTCCCCGATCTCACGTGATCAGCCCCTTTTGCGCGGCGCGGACGGCCTGGTCATGGTCGTGAAGGGGCGGTGCCCCGTCAAGGCACCGCGCACACCGCCCCACCAGTGCCGATGCGACACTGGCCGGCGGACCGCACCAGCACGGCGGCACCACGGACCACAGCACCACAGCACGAGGGACACGGAGGCGGACGATGGACGAGGCACGGGCGCGGGACGTACTGGCCGGGGCGGGGGTGTCGCCCGGCGCGGCACGGGACGCGCGGCTGCTCGCCCTGGGCGAGAACGCGGTGTTCGCCGCCGGCGATCTGGTCGTCAAGGTGGGCCGTGACGCCGAACTGCTGGACCGGGCTCGCCGGGAGCTGGCCGTCGCGGTGTGGCTGGAGGAGGCGGGCGTGCCGGCGGTGCGGGCGGCGGAGCCGGAGGCTCTGCTGGTCGAGGGCCACCCGGTGACCGTGTGGCACCGGCTGCCCGACCCCGTACGGCCCGCCGAGCCGCGGGACCTGGCCGGGCTGCTGCGCCTCGTGCACGCCCTGCCCTGCCCTTCCTTCGGCCTGCCGCCCCGCGACCTGCTGGGCGGCGTGGAGCGCTGGCTGCGCCTGGCGGGCGAGGCGATCGACCCGGCGGACGCGGCGTATCTGCGCGAACGCCGCGACGGCTTCGCCGCGGCCGCCGCCGCGCTC
It contains:
- a CDS encoding sirohydrochlorin chelatase produces the protein MAAPVLLVIAHGSRDPRHAATVHALVRRVRSLRPGLRVETGFLDFNVPSVPGVLESLAAQGVRDVVALPLLLTRAFHAKADIPAVLAQAPPRLRVRQAEVLGPSPLLTAALERRLGEAGLAPADKSSTGVVLASAGSTDPEAIAVIAAIAREWRHTGWCAVRPAFASAAGPAGFPRTEDAVRELRALGCPRVAVAPYVLAPGFLPDRIVRGAADADVLADVLGPAPEVARLLLERYDGARVPVRAVVGV
- a CDS encoding DUF1697 domain-containing protein gives rise to the protein MTTYAALLRGINVGGSRKLPMADLRTLLAGLGHTGVRTYLQSGQAVFTAGHGDEESLAAELTRAIEKRFGFTVDVLVRDHAYLRAVAEACPFPAAELEARQLHVTYFSAPAGPERFAEIDQAAFLPEEFRLGDRALYLYAPNGLGRSKLAEALSRPRVTKGLIATTRNWNTVVKLVELTGP
- a CDS encoding ABC transporter substrate-binding protein → MRTRLLAALTAALLLLAGCSSGGTRDDGRITLRFQSLAWQQESVAATKDLVREWNAAHPEVRVEYVQGSWDSVHDQLLTAFEGGEAPDIVHDASDDLADFAYGGYLADLTGLLPERLKSDIPRQSWETVTFGDGVYGVPFLQEPRVLVANAAWLRKSGVRIPTPRRPWSWAEFRQVTARLSGDGKYGVAWPLKEPVSATLNLSLTAGGRLFHRGPDGKVTVRFEAGDQVVPRTVHDQVNTDRSAPASTLGSGGSDTLPGFFAGRYAMVPLGFSYRQQIAQQAPEGFEWQVLPAPAGGEGLTQGVSPQTLSIAEDSPHKKEAAAFLDFLLRPRNMVRLALGDWMLPTGTQALEDPALHTREHGWATGTALARHLRPAPAQSVRGYPEWKDKVATPALQEYYSGAIGLPELRERLEEDGNLVLARYQR
- a CDS encoding carbohydrate ABC transporter permease codes for the protein MRTPTAARAGQYAALLAYLVFLAFPFLWLVSTAFKPPRELASLHPTWIPEDPTLANFRQAFDEQPLLRAALNSLAAAVGAAVIAVLIATPMAYVMARQRGRLTKAATGWVVISQSFPFVLLIIPLFLVLKGLRLVDSVPGLVMVYVVWALPFALWMLSGYVRAVPVELEEAAAVDGAGRVRTLVSVTAPLLAPGIVATALFAFVTAWNEFFFALVLLKTPEKQTLPVVLTHFIGAEGVADLGPLAAAAFLATLPSLVVFALIQRRITSGMLAGAVKS
- a CDS encoding carbohydrate ABC transporter permease, which produces MRSGTEVRRPRSRAPGTGRPRPATGHGAWFLVLPALIPILVLSVGPLLYGILLAFTDAQSGRTQPTQWIGALNFRDLARDTLFWESFRIGLVWAVAVTAAQFLLALGLALLLDQDLRLRWLARALAIVPWAMPEVVVGIMWRLVYNPDAGILNETLRDLGLGDGRDWLSGLATALPAVVVVGVWAGMPQTTVTLLAGLQNTPRELHEAAAVDGAGAWRRFRAVTWPALRPVALAVTALNLIWNFNAFALVYVLTSGGPGGRTRLPMLFAYEEAFRYGQFGYAAAMGCVMVAVISILLAVFLVGRLRGGEDA
- a CDS encoding phosphotransferase enzyme family protein; this encodes MDEARARDVLAGAGVSPGAARDARLLALGENAVFAAGDLVVKVGRDAELLDRARRELAVAVWLEEAGVPAVRAAEPEALLVEGHPVTVWHRLPDPVRPAEPRDLAGLLRLVHALPCPSFGLPPRDLLGGVERWLRLAGEAIDPADAAYLRERRDGFAAAAAALTPLLPPGPIHGDALPRNVHIGPDGPVLVDLETFSSDLREHDLVVLALSRDRYGLPAEAYDAFTAAYGWDVREWEGCAVLRGARETASCAWVAQHAPGNPKALAEFRRRVASLRDGDTAVRWYPF